The following proteins are encoded in a genomic region of Phycisphaera sp.:
- the flgG gene encoding flagellar basal-body rod protein FlgG — MAAIALQSAASGLSALSTKLDVVANNLANVNTEGFKASRANFQDLLYVEREQPGVETATGDQRPTGLYVGLGVKVSGTQVTFEQGAPIQTGNDLDIFIEGEGFFQVMVEDALAPGSIAYTRAGNFALNADGELVLANSEGRRLEPGIEIPTDAIRPIQISADGRVLVRQPGAQGLNEVGRIQLANFVNPAGLKQLGANLFAETVASGPPLEGNPLEDNRGGIRNNMLESSNVDPTRELIELIRTQRAFEMNSQSIRAADEALSTISQLRR; from the coding sequence ATGGCCGCCATCGCACTGCAATCCGCCGCGTCGGGGCTCAGCGCCCTGTCGACCAAGCTCGACGTCGTCGCCAACAACCTGGCCAACGTGAACACCGAGGGCTTCAAGGCCAGCCGGGCGAACTTCCAGGATCTGCTCTACGTCGAGCGCGAGCAGCCGGGCGTCGAGACCGCCACGGGCGACCAGCGGCCGACAGGCCTTTACGTGGGCCTGGGCGTGAAGGTCAGCGGCACGCAGGTGACCTTCGAGCAGGGGGCGCCGATCCAGACCGGCAACGACCTGGACATCTTCATCGAGGGCGAGGGCTTCTTCCAGGTGATGGTCGAGGACGCGCTCGCGCCGGGCAGCATCGCCTACACACGGGCGGGGAACTTCGCGCTCAACGCCGACGGCGAACTTGTGCTCGCCAACAGCGAAGGGCGCCGGCTCGAGCCGGGAATCGAGATTCCCACAGACGCGATCCGGCCCATCCAGATCTCGGCCGATGGTCGCGTGCTGGTGCGGCAGCCTGGCGCCCAAGGCTTGAACGAGGTCGGCCGGATCCAACTTGCGAATTTTGTCAACCCGGCCGGCCTCAAGCAACTCGGGGCGAACCTCTTCGCCGAGACCGTCGCTAGCGGGCCGCCACTCGAGGGCAACCCCCTCGAGGACAACCGAGGCGGCATCCGCAACAACATGCTCGAGTCGAGCAACGTCGACCCCACGCGGGAACTCATCGAGCTCATCCGCACCCAGCGGGCCTTCGAGATGAACAGCCAGTCGATCCGCGCCGCCGACGAGGCGCTCTCGACCATCTCGCAGCTCCGCCGATAG
- a CDS encoding flagellar hook-basal body protein, with amino-acid sequence MQQGMRISASGAMVSLYRTDVAAANLANVNTVGFKPDSASAQSRAVVREEDNLPFLPSDRVLEQLGAGVLAGPRRTSFEQGALQQTGNDLDIAIEGDGFFLVGVASEDGGETKLTRDGRFTRNDLGQLVQAASGLPVLGPGGSPITLPIDGTVTIDAHGFMYDEVGGLLGQLGVVSVADPSQLKKQGEGLYAASPELLNATIAQPLVTGVRVHQGMVEGSAVDPIKAMMEVTNAGKSVASNTRMIGYHDQILDQAINTFARVG; translated from the coding sequence ATGCAGCAGGGGATGCGCATCTCGGCGTCGGGGGCGATGGTGTCGCTGTACCGCACCGACGTGGCGGCGGCCAACCTGGCCAACGTGAACACCGTGGGTTTCAAGCCCGACAGCGCGAGCGCCCAGAGCCGCGCCGTGGTGCGTGAAGAGGACAACCTGCCCTTCCTGCCCAGCGACCGTGTGCTTGAGCAACTTGGCGCTGGTGTGCTGGCCGGGCCGCGGCGGACGAGCTTCGAGCAAGGGGCATTGCAACAGACCGGCAACGATTTGGATATCGCGATCGAGGGGGACGGCTTCTTCCTGGTGGGCGTGGCAAGCGAGGACGGCGGGGAAACCAAGCTGACCCGCGACGGCCGGTTCACGCGGAATGATCTGGGACAACTGGTGCAAGCCGCCAGCGGGTTGCCCGTGCTGGGTCCCGGCGGCTCGCCTATCACGCTACCGATCGACGGCACGGTCACCATCGACGCACACGGCTTCATGTACGACGAGGTTGGCGGCCTCCTGGGCCAGCTGGGCGTGGTGAGCGTGGCCGACCCGTCGCAGCTCAAAAAGCAGGGTGAGGGCCTCTACGCCGCGTCGCCAGAGCTCCTGAACGCCACGATCGCCCAGCCGCTGGTGACCGGGGTTCGTGTCCACCAGGGCATGGTCGAGGGCTCGGCGGTCGATCCCATCAAGGCGATGATGGAAGTAACGAACGCGGGCAAGTCGGTGGCCAGCAACACCAGGATGATCGGCTATCACGACCAGATTCTGGACCAGGCGATCAACACGTTCGCACGCGTGGGCTAG
- a CDS encoding DCC1-like thiol-disulfide oxidoreductase family protein — translation MPETHPIILFDGTCGLCDRTVRLVSRLDRKGRFRFAPLQSEAAAFLFQRHHVPESIDSIVLVHQGSDGGRARVQSDAAIGVARLLGFPWSLAVVFLAIPRPIRDAAYRFIARHRYRVFGRVDACGLPTEAQRALVIETREEAERISGKPGEKDGDGR, via the coding sequence ATGCCCGAAACCCACCCCATCATCCTCTTCGACGGCACCTGCGGCCTGTGCGATCGCACCGTGCGGCTGGTGTCCCGGCTCGACCGCAAGGGTCGCTTCCGCTTCGCCCCCCTCCAGAGCGAGGCGGCGGCCTTCCTCTTCCAGCGGCATCACGTCCCCGAGTCCATCGACTCCATCGTGCTGGTCCATCAGGGCTCCGATGGCGGCCGCGCCCGCGTCCAGAGCGACGCGGCGATCGGAGTCGCCCGGCTGCTGGGCTTCCCGTGGTCGCTGGCGGTCGTGTTCCTGGCCATCCCCCGCCCCATCCGCGACGCCGCTTACCGCTTCATCGCCCGGCACCGCTACCGCGTGTTCGGCCGCGTCGACGCCTGCGGCCTGCCGACCGAGGCCCAGCGGGCCCTCGTGATCGAGACGCGCGAGGAGGCGGAGAGGATTTCCGGCAAGCCGGGGGAGAAGGATGGGGATGGGCGGTGA
- a CDS encoding HNH endonuclease, with protein MTLFDRLKQHVRGRVEPVELLRKPLERGLPYYLGTWFYDEFFSEDRMEDLKDEYRAWFLSDFADFLVAHECDAQCETVLATSRLLQRIDVLYERDESKYFRYLESDRGACELSECYITMLHANAGLVAAMRTMYAVKYSDRMMHDRQLCAYIAELVVRIGFDGDDNDIGEPSRWVARERWPERVKSILRARERGKCSICHVDMTQELDADTHIDHIIPLAQGGCNDIVNLQLLCSSCNLAKTSGTVPVRSSIPEYIGRRRCLRRDAD; from the coding sequence ATGACGCTCTTCGACAGGCTCAAGCAGCATGTTCGAGGGCGCGTGGAGCCTGTTGAGCTTCTCCGGAAGCCGCTTGAGCGTGGGCTGCCGTACTATTTGGGTACTTGGTTCTACGACGAGTTCTTCAGTGAAGATCGCATGGAAGACCTCAAGGACGAGTACCGAGCTTGGTTCCTTAGCGACTTCGCCGACTTCCTGGTAGCGCACGAGTGTGATGCTCAATGTGAGACTGTGCTCGCCACGAGCCGCCTCCTGCAGCGGATTGACGTCCTATACGAGCGCGACGAATCCAAGTACTTCCGGTATCTCGAGTCCGACAGGGGCGCATGTGAGCTCTCCGAGTGCTACATCACGATGCTCCACGCAAACGCCGGACTCGTCGCGGCGATGCGAACCATGTATGCAGTGAAATACTCAGACCGAATGATGCACGACCGGCAGCTTTGCGCCTACATCGCTGAGCTCGTGGTTCGGATCGGATTCGACGGAGATGACAATGATATTGGCGAACCCAGCCGCTGGGTTGCGCGAGAGAGGTGGCCGGAGCGGGTAAAGTCAATCCTTCGTGCCAGGGAGCGAGGCAAGTGTTCCATTTGCCACGTGGACATGACCCAGGAACTCGACGCTGACACCCACATCGATCATATCATCCCCCTGGCCCAGGGCGGGTGCAATGACATCGTCAACCTCCAGCTTCTCTGCAGTAGCTGCAACCTTGCGAAGACGTCCGGCACTGTGCCGGTCAGGTCTTCGATCCCTGAGTACATTGGGCGACGTCGATGTCTGCGCCGAGATGCTGACTAA
- a CDS encoding homogentisate 1,2-dioxygenase — protein sequence MPYYTKLGSLPKKRHTQFRRPDGKLYSEELFGTEGFVGPTSTMYHIHPPTQVTGWKNLYGTKPEYVEMDTMRMRHLRTGGAFTPPKGDSVTGRIVLFGNSDVEMSVCNPAEAMGYHFKNGQGDECLFVHFGSGTVRTFMGTLKFGPKDYIVIPKGIIYHMEWDERPDGGDEEKFGGHGKADMPYGKFVGFETANGSHILPPPTYLSKKTSQFLEHAPYCERDLELPVANDEHPLFTDELGEYEVRIKARDTVHSYIYSYHPCDIVGWDGCYYPYIFNIGDFAPITGTLHMPPPIHQTFEGHNFVICSFCPRALDFHPEAIPVPYNHSNLDSDEILYYVEGNYKARRGIEQGSITVHPQGIPHGPHPGTVEKSLGAKWTDELAVMCDTFRPMFPTKAALAMDDEAYPASWTDAPAPNAHANGTTNGATKGAAAGAPARLDP from the coding sequence ATGCCCTATTACACCAAGCTCGGCAGCCTCCCCAAGAAGCGGCACACCCAGTTCCGCCGGCCCGATGGCAAGCTCTATTCCGAGGAGCTGTTTGGGACGGAAGGCTTCGTGGGGCCGACCTCGACCATGTATCACATCCACCCGCCCACCCAGGTGACCGGCTGGAAGAACCTGTACGGGACGAAACCCGAGTACGTCGAGATGGACACCATGCGCATGCGGCACCTACGCACCGGCGGGGCCTTCACCCCGCCCAAGGGCGACAGCGTCACCGGCCGCATCGTGCTGTTCGGCAACAGCGACGTCGAGATGAGCGTGTGCAACCCGGCCGAGGCGATGGGGTACCACTTCAAGAACGGGCAGGGCGACGAGTGCCTGTTCGTGCACTTCGGCAGCGGCACGGTCCGCACGTTCATGGGCACGCTCAAGTTCGGCCCCAAGGATTATATTGTGATCCCCAAGGGCATCATCTACCACATGGAATGGGACGAGCGCCCCGACGGTGGTGATGAAGAGAAGTTCGGCGGGCACGGTAAGGCCGACATGCCGTACGGAAAATTCGTGGGCTTCGAGACGGCCAACGGCAGCCACATTTTGCCACCACCAACGTACCTGTCCAAGAAGACCAGCCAGTTCCTCGAGCACGCGCCCTATTGCGAGCGCGACCTCGAGCTGCCGGTCGCCAACGACGAGCACCCGCTGTTCACCGACGAGCTGGGCGAGTACGAGGTCCGCATCAAGGCCCGCGACACCGTGCACTCGTATATCTACAGCTACCACCCGTGCGATATCGTGGGCTGGGACGGCTGCTATTACCCGTATATCTTTAATATCGGCGACTTCGCGCCCATCACCGGCACGCTGCACATGCCCCCGCCCATCCACCAGACGTTCGAGGGCCACAACTTCGTCATCTGCTCGTTCTGCCCGCGGGCGCTCGACTTCCACCCCGAAGCGATCCCCGTGCCGTACAACCACAGCAACCTCGACAGCGACGAGATCTTGTACTACGTCGAGGGCAACTACAAGGCCCGCCGCGGCATCGAGCAGGGCTCGATTACCGTCCACCCGCAGGGCATCCCGCACGGGCCGCACCCCGGCACCGTCGAGAAGAGCCTGGGCGCCAAGTGGACCGACGAACTGGCGGTGATGTGCGACACCTTCCGCCCCATGTTCCCCACCAAGGCGGCCCTGGCGATGGACGACGAGGCGTATCCAGCATCGTGGACCGACGCCCCCGCGCCCAACGCCCACGCGAACGGTACCACCAATGGTGCCACCAAGGGCGCAGCCGCGGGCGCACCGGCGAGGCTTGATCCATGA
- the crcB gene encoding fluoride efflux transporter CrcB: MRVLLDIAAVALGGALGASTRYGVGRVLLASLKEHPLALPTATLLVNVAGCLAIGAVLPWLLAREADGAAQHARLLVVVGVLGALTTYSTFGLETITLWREGKAGIAFGYVALHLILGLGAVAIGVWLGQKLIAPT; the protein is encoded by the coding sequence GTGCGTGTGTTGCTCGACATCGCGGCCGTCGCGCTAGGCGGTGCGCTCGGTGCGTCGACCCGGTATGGCGTGGGGCGCGTGCTGCTTGCTTCGTTGAAGGAACACCCGCTCGCGTTGCCCACCGCGACGCTCCTGGTCAACGTCGCCGGGTGCCTGGCGATCGGTGCTGTTCTGCCCTGGCTGCTCGCGCGCGAGGCCGACGGCGCCGCCCAGCACGCACGATTACTCGTGGTGGTGGGGGTGCTCGGCGCATTGACGACGTACAGCACGTTCGGGCTCGAGACAATTACGCTCTGGCGCGAGGGCAAGGCCGGCATCGCCTTCGGTTACGTGGCCTTGCACCTGATCCTGGGCTTGGGCGCGGTGGCGATTGGCGTGTGGCTTGGGCAGAAGCTCATCGCGCCGACATGA
- the gcvT gene encoding glycine cleavage system aminomethyltransferase GcvT, whose product MLKTPLNKLHHEHGGKMVEYAGWEMPIAYGSIQDEHTQVRTSGGLFDVSHMGRLKITGRHARRLLGRVCSRRISDMQAGQCRYALVCNEQGGVKDDVLVYRMDDTEFLMVVNASNREKIVEHLKSVIAAEELVVKLDDQTTKTAMVAIQGPNVMDLVGRVSSEVPTLKRYRFTIKNLLIAKLLVSRTGYTGEDGVEVILPASIVDMALKLLLKDVDLSAERSDMKLVGLGARDTLRLEAGMPLYGHELGEDINALSCGIDFAIKLDKDEGDMPEPFIGQEALKKTKAEGGPPRTLAAFVVDGKRTPRQGMVVKADGKEVGIVTSGCMSPTLGVPIAMGFMDKASNVEGTRVAIDTGKVELEAEVRANPLYKKPK is encoded by the coding sequence TTGCTCAAGACCCCGCTCAACAAGCTCCACCACGAACACGGCGGCAAGATGGTCGAGTACGCCGGCTGGGAGATGCCCATCGCGTATGGGTCGATCCAGGACGAGCACACCCAGGTCCGCACCAGCGGCGGGCTGTTCGACGTCTCGCACATGGGCCGCCTGAAGATCACCGGCCGACACGCTCGGCGGCTGCTCGGGCGCGTCTGCTCGCGGCGCATCAGCGACATGCAGGCCGGCCAGTGCCGCTACGCGCTAGTGTGCAACGAGCAGGGCGGCGTGAAGGACGACGTGCTGGTCTATCGCATGGACGACACCGAGTTCCTCATGGTCGTCAACGCGAGCAACCGCGAGAAGATCGTCGAGCATCTCAAGAGCGTGATCGCCGCCGAGGAGTTGGTGGTCAAGCTCGACGATCAGACCACCAAGACCGCGATGGTCGCCATCCAGGGGCCCAACGTGATGGACCTGGTCGGCCGCGTCAGCAGCGAGGTACCCACGCTCAAGCGGTACCGCTTCACGATCAAGAACCTGCTGATCGCCAAGCTGCTGGTCTCGCGCACCGGCTACACGGGTGAGGACGGCGTGGAGGTCATCCTGCCGGCCAGCATCGTCGACATGGCCCTCAAGCTGCTGCTTAAGGACGTGGATTTATCGGCCGAACGCAGTGACATGAAGCTGGTTGGCCTGGGTGCTCGCGATACGCTGCGCCTCGAAGCGGGCATGCCGCTGTACGGGCACGAGCTGGGCGAGGACATCAACGCCCTCTCGTGCGGCATCGACTTCGCCATCAAGCTCGACAAGGACGAGGGCGACATGCCCGAGCCGTTCATCGGGCAGGAAGCCCTCAAGAAGACCAAGGCCGAGGGCGGGCCACCGCGCACGCTGGCGGCCTTCGTGGTCGACGGCAAGCGCACGCCGCGGCAGGGCATGGTTGTGAAGGCCGATGGCAAGGAGGTCGGCATCGTGACCAGCGGGTGCATGAGCCCGACGCTGGGCGTACCGATCGCGATGGGGTTTATGGACAAGGCGTCGAACGTCGAGGGCACGAGGGTGGCCATCGATACGGGCAAGGTCGAGCTCGAGGCCGAGGTGCGGGCGAACCCCTTGTACAAGAAGCCCAAGTAA
- the panC gene encoding pantoate--beta-alanine ligase yields the protein MRIIRSAGELADYQNEIGEYPGGVLVPTMGALHTGHESLIRQAAQEATRRGLAAGCVVTVFVNPTQFDEEHDFDRYPRVLDADAAMCEAAGASAVVSPSVEMVYPDGLGAPGPRVPDVAVDKGLEDEFRPGHFVGVTKVLVRLFELTKPAAAVFGEKDWQQYQLARALVQQEGLGIDIVPGPTVRDADGLAMSSRNRFLSEDQRAAATAIPRALRAASQAGTAGEAEAAMRGALAGLDIEYATVRRADTLERIDPRTRAGSAPLRALITCRLGQTRLLDNAAWPLPADSPLLGL from the coding sequence ATGCGCATCATCCGCTCGGCCGGAGAGCTTGCCGACTACCAGAACGAGATTGGCGAGTATCCGGGCGGGGTGCTGGTACCCACGATGGGCGCATTGCACACCGGGCACGAGTCGTTGATCCGCCAAGCGGCCCAGGAAGCGACCCGGCGCGGGCTGGCGGCGGGCTGCGTCGTGACGGTGTTCGTGAACCCCACGCAGTTCGACGAGGAGCACGACTTCGACCGCTACCCACGGGTGCTCGACGCCGACGCGGCGATGTGCGAGGCGGCCGGGGCCTCGGCAGTGGTCTCGCCCTCGGTCGAGATGGTGTACCCCGATGGGCTTGGTGCGCCAGGACCCAGGGTGCCCGATGTCGCCGTGGACAAGGGGCTCGAAGACGAATTTCGACCGGGGCACTTCGTGGGCGTCACCAAGGTGCTCGTTCGGCTGTTCGAGCTCACCAAGCCGGCGGCGGCAGTATTCGGCGAGAAGGACTGGCAGCAGTACCAGCTCGCGCGGGCGTTGGTCCAGCAGGAGGGGCTTGGCATCGACATCGTGCCCGGGCCAACGGTGCGCGACGCCGATGGGCTCGCGATGAGCAGCCGGAATCGGTTCTTGAGCGAAGACCAACGAGCCGCCGCCACCGCCATCCCGAGGGCGCTCCGGGCAGCCTCGCAAGCGGGCACGGCTGGTGAGGCCGAGGCGGCGATGCGCGGTGCGCTGGCGGGCCTCGATATCGAGTACGCCACGGTGCGGCGGGCCGACACGCTCGAACGAATCGATCCCCGCACCCGGGCCGGCTCCGCGCCGCTGCGGGCCCTGATCACCTGCCGGCTGGGACAAACCCGGCTGCTGGACAACGCGGCGTGGCCCCTGCCGGCCGATTCCCCCCTGCTCGGGCTGTAG
- a CDS encoding CTP synthase, translated as MPDQRNSKHGNDHPQDDWPMPVGSEPAPSDRTLGEDARRRRADELLVQAAEGSLTTEFYSPVPPGYRRGRTKYVAVLGTVMSGLGKGIFAASGAKLLKDKGLVVAPIKMEGYLNIDSGTLNPYRHGEVFVLDDGTECDMDLGTYERLLAQNLSRRNFTTSGQIFSEVLERERLGDYLGRDVQMIPHVTGEVKRKLRELAMYGDGSGRPADVVFVEVGGTVGDYENGFYIEALRELAFEEGERSVCFVALTYVIEAKVLGEQKSKAAQLGIQRLMEAGIQPDMIACRCDNPVTGQAMQKIAMYSNVQLRRVFSMHDRESIYLIPEEMRRDGLDREILSVLDLHDRVDMGQEDRERERWRAFVRGLTSEPQHKIRIGLAGKYTDLGDAYASIDKAIEHCAATLHANIEVERFDTTDLSEARIADELGDIDAVIVPGGFGARGVEGKLSVVKHCRTTGLPYLGICLGFQVAVIEYARNVLGLEGAASAEFDLDSPHPVISELPEQKKIEGLGGTMRLGAQDVSLTPESLASFLFSGRHSVRERFRHRYEVDPGYIDRLTEAGLVFSGRHPTQPIMQVLELPQPGHDEDYDGPTHPYFIAGQFHPELTGRPLEPQPMFMGLCAAAIARRVAMGPRAGEPAGPKEISTLVKRWLRTPRKRTQPA; from the coding sequence GTGCCCGACCAACGAAATTCGAAGCACGGCAACGACCATCCCCAAGACGACTGGCCCATGCCTGTCGGCAGCGAACCCGCCCCCTCCGATCGGACGCTGGGTGAGGACGCCCGCCGTCGTCGCGCGGACGAGTTGCTGGTGCAGGCAGCTGAGGGATCGCTGACGACCGAGTTCTACTCGCCAGTGCCGCCTGGGTACCGCCGGGGTCGCACGAAGTACGTCGCCGTGCTGGGCACGGTGATGAGCGGGCTGGGCAAGGGCATCTTCGCCGCCAGCGGTGCAAAATTGCTGAAGGACAAGGGCCTCGTCGTCGCCCCCATCAAGATGGAGGGCTACCTGAACATCGATTCGGGCACGCTGAACCCCTACCGCCACGGCGAAGTGTTCGTGCTCGACGACGGCACCGAGTGCGACATGGACCTGGGCACCTACGAACGGCTGCTGGCCCAGAATCTCAGCCGCCGGAACTTCACCACCTCGGGCCAGATCTTCAGCGAGGTGCTCGAACGCGAGCGGCTGGGCGATTACCTGGGCCGCGACGTGCAGATGATCCCGCACGTCACCGGCGAGGTGAAGCGCAAGCTCCGCGAGCTGGCCATGTATGGCGATGGCTCGGGAAGGCCGGCCGACGTCGTTTTCGTCGAGGTGGGCGGCACGGTCGGCGACTACGAGAACGGCTTCTACATCGAGGCCTTGCGCGAGCTGGCCTTTGAAGAAGGCGAACGCTCGGTGTGCTTCGTGGCGCTCACCTATGTCATCGAGGCCAAGGTGCTGGGCGAGCAGAAGAGCAAGGCGGCCCAGCTGGGCATCCAGCGATTGATGGAAGCGGGCATCCAGCCCGACATGATCGCCTGCCGCTGCGACAACCCGGTGACCGGCCAGGCGATGCAGAAGATCGCCATGTACAGCAACGTGCAGCTCCGCCGCGTGTTCAGCATGCACGACCGCGAGAGCATCTACCTCATCCCCGAAGAGATGCGGCGCGACGGGCTGGACCGGGAGATCCTGAGCGTGCTCGACCTGCACGACCGGGTGGACATGGGCCAGGAAGACCGCGAGCGCGAACGCTGGCGGGCGTTTGTCCGGGGCCTCACCAGCGAACCACAACACAAGATCCGCATCGGGCTTGCCGGCAAGTACACCGACCTGGGCGACGCCTACGCGTCGATCGACAAGGCCATCGAGCATTGCGCGGCCACCCTCCACGCGAATATTGAGGTCGAGCGCTTCGACACCACCGACCTGAGCGAGGCCCGCATCGCCGACGAGCTGGGCGACATCGACGCGGTGATCGTGCCGGGTGGGTTTGGCGCCCGGGGGGTCGAGGGCAAGCTGTCAGTGGTCAAGCACTGCCGCACGACGGGACTGCCATATCTCGGCATCTGTCTGGGCTTCCAGGTGGCGGTCATCGAGTACGCCCGCAATGTGCTGGGGCTGGAAGGGGCGGCTTCGGCCGAGTTCGACCTCGACTCGCCGCACCCGGTCATCAGCGAGCTTCCCGAGCAGAAGAAGATCGAGGGCCTCGGCGGCACGATGCGGCTGGGTGCCCAGGACGTGAGCCTGACGCCCGAATCGCTGGCCAGCTTCCTGTTCTCGGGACGCCACAGCGTCCGCGAGCGGTTCCGCCACCGCTACGAGGTCGATCCTGGGTACATCGATCGGCTGACCGAGGCGGGCCTCGTCTTCAGCGGGCGTCACCCGACACAACCCATCATGCAGGTACTCGAGTTGCCCCAACCCGGGCACGACGAGGATTACGATGGGCCGACGCACCCCTACTTCATCGCGGGGCAGTTCCACCCCGAGCTGACGGGCAGGCCACTCGAGCCCCAGCCCATGTTCATGGGTTTGTGCGCAGCGGCGATCGCGCGGCGCGTGGCGATGGGGCCAAGGGCGGGCGAGCCCGCGGGGCCCAAGGAAATCTCGACGCTGGTGAAGCGGTGGTTGCGGACGCCGCGGAAGCGGACGCAACCGGCGTAG
- the kdsB gene encoding 3-deoxy-manno-octulosonate cytidylyltransferase, with amino-acid sequence MARGKAIAIIPARMESTRFPGKPLASETGKPMVVHVCEQAAKAQAVSRVVVATDSQEIAEAVVAHGFEAVMTSEDHPNGTSRLAEAAETLKLRKSQDIVNVQGDEPEIEPETIDGALRALEAQLNASWEVGTAPHLGRETYAAVGTVASPLARGDDPSNPNIVKVVIGTIEPQHAVAPALYFTRADVPHFRDHSVAVPRLKHVGIYAYLYHDLRGYVGLPPTPLEQCEQLEQLRWLEHGLPIAVAVRQAWHQGIDTPEQYAAFVERYRTRGEKT; translated from the coding sequence GTGGCCAGGGGCAAAGCGATCGCGATCATCCCGGCGCGGATGGAGTCGACTCGGTTTCCCGGCAAGCCGCTTGCGAGCGAGACCGGCAAGCCGATGGTCGTGCATGTCTGCGAGCAGGCCGCCAAGGCACAGGCCGTGTCGAGGGTGGTTGTTGCAACCGACAGTCAAGAGATCGCCGAAGCAGTGGTTGCTCATGGCTTCGAGGCGGTCATGACGTCGGAAGACCATCCCAACGGAACCAGCCGGCTGGCCGAGGCGGCCGAGACGCTCAAGCTCAGGAAGAGCCAGGACATCGTCAACGTTCAGGGCGATGAGCCCGAGATCGAGCCTGAGACCATCGACGGTGCCTTGCGAGCGCTCGAAGCCCAACTCAACGCGTCCTGGGAAGTTGGCACCGCGCCACACCTTGGGCGCGAAACCTACGCGGCTGTCGGTACAGTTGCCTCGCCCCTCGCCCGCGGCGACGATCCGAGCAACCCCAACATCGTCAAGGTGGTCATCGGAACCATCGAACCACAACATGCCGTCGCCCCGGCGTTGTACTTCACGCGGGCGGACGTGCCCCACTTTCGCGACCATTCCGTAGCCGTGCCCCGACTCAAGCATGTCGGTATCTACGCCTACCTGTATCACGACCTCCGGGGCTACGTCGGCCTCCCGCCCACCCCCCTCGAACAGTGTGAGCAACTCGAGCAACTCCGCTGGCTCGAACACGGGCTGCCCATCGCCGTCGCCGTTCGGCAGGCGTGGCACCAGGGCATCGACACCCCCGAGCAATACGCGGCCTTTGTCGAGCGATACCGGACTCGGGGCGAAAAGACGTGA
- the def gene encoding peptide deformylase has protein sequence MPQHASSTSEPIGSIDPARLHLRFHPDAALRAKARPVGEVTDNVREVAHRMLQIMHEEEGIGLAAPQVGLPWRMFVCMVPADPHAAPQPEGVQEDTAGKPIVCIDPTLTPGGALESFEEGCLSLPDIRGQINRQVEVSMEATGLDGNRFTINAAGLLARCIQHEVDHLDGVLIIDKFGQLDRLRTRSALRRLERKAR, from the coding sequence ATGCCCCAGCACGCTTCCAGCACATCCGAGCCTATCGGCTCGATCGACCCCGCCCGCCTGCACCTGCGATTCCATCCGGACGCCGCCCTGCGGGCCAAGGCCCGCCCGGTGGGCGAGGTCACCGACAACGTCCGCGAGGTCGCCCACCGGATGCTCCAGATCATGCACGAGGAAGAGGGCATCGGTCTTGCAGCCCCGCAAGTGGGCCTGCCGTGGCGGATGTTCGTGTGCATGGTGCCGGCGGATCCACACGCCGCCCCCCAGCCCGAAGGCGTGCAGGAGGACACCGCCGGCAAGCCCATCGTCTGCATCGACCCCACGCTCACGCCCGGCGGGGCCCTCGAATCGTTCGAGGAGGGCTGCCTCAGCCTGCCCGATATCCGCGGCCAGATCAACCGCCAGGTCGAGGTCTCGATGGAAGCCACCGGCCTGGATGGCAACCGATTCACGATCAATGCCGCCGGCCTGCTCGCCCGCTGCATCCAGCACGAGGTTGATCATCTCGACGGCGTCCTGATCATCGACAAGTTCGGCCAGCTCGACCGCCTGCGCACCCGATCGGCCCTGCGTCGCCTCGAACGCAAGGCCCGCTAG